From Carassius auratus strain Wakin chromosome 10, ASM336829v1, whole genome shotgun sequence, a single genomic window includes:
- the LOC113110125 gene encoding RAC-beta serine/threonine-protein kinase isoform X1, with protein MTEVSVVKEGWLYKRGEYIKTWRPRYFILKSDGSFMGYKEKPELTDQSSAPLNHFSVEECQLMKTERPRPNTFMIRCLQWTSVIERTFHVESSEERDEWMCAIQAVANGLQAREADEPMDIKNSAPGDVCGLEDMEVSLSKSSSRVTMNDFDYLKLLGKGTFGKVILVREKASGVYYAMKILRKEVIIAKDEVAHTVTESRVLQNTRHPFLTTLKYAFQTPDRLCFVMEYANGGELFFHLSRERVFSEDRARFYGAEIVSALDYLHSQNVVYRDLKLENLMLDKDGHMKITDFGLCKEGITDEATMRTFCGTPEYLAPEVLEDNDYGRAVDWWGLGVVMYEMMCGRLPFYNQDHERLFELIVMEEIRFPKNLSPEAKALLTGLLRKDPKQRLGGGPDDAREVMGHKFFSGVHWEDVLQKKLVPPFKPQVTSETDTRYFDDEFTAQSITVTPPNKLSRQDVEDAGPVAHFPQFSYSASIRE; from the exons ATGACGGAGGTCAGCGTGGTCAAGGAAGGCTGGCTCTATAAACGAG gtGAGTACATCAAGACCTGGAGGCCGCGCTACTTCATCCTGAAGAGTGACGGATCCTTCATGGGCTACAAGGAGAAGCCGGAGCTGACGGATCAGAGCTCGGCTCCGCTCAATCACTTCTCTGTGGAAG AGTGTCAGCTGATGAAGACCGAGCGTCCGCGGCCCAACACCTTCATGATCCGCTGCCTGCAGTGGACGAGCGTCATCGAGAGAACCTTCCACGTGGAGAGCAGCGAGgagag GGACGAGTGGATGTGTGCGATCCAGGCCGTGGCCAATGGGCTGCAGGCGCGAGAAGCAGACGAACCAATGGACATCAAGAACAGCGCTCCTGGAGACGTGTGCGGTCTGGAGGACATGGAGGTGTCTCTGTCCAAATCCAGCTCCAGAGTG ACCATGAATGACTTTGATTACCTGAAGCTGCTGGGTAAAGGCACGTTTGGGAAGGTGATTCTGGTGCGAGAGAAAGCCTCGGGGGTGTACTACGCCATGAAGATCCTGAGGAAGGAAGTCATCATCGCGAAG gatGAAGTGGCACATACGGTCACAGAGAGTCGAGTGCTGCAGAACACCAGACACCCCTTCCTGacg ACTCTTAAATACGCCTTCCAGACGCCTGACCGGCTGTGTTTCGTGATGGAGTATGCTAACGGTGGAGAG CTGTTCTTCCATCTGTCTCGTGAGCGTGTCTTCTCTGAGGACAGAGCACGCTTCTACGGCGCTGAGATCGTGTCGGCTCTGGACTATCTGCACTCACAGAACGTGGTCTACCGGGACCTGAAG CTGGAGAACCTCATGCTGGATAAAGACGGTCATATGAAGATCACAGACTTTGGTCTCTGTAAGGAGGGAATCACTGACGAGGCCACCATGAGAACCTTCTGTGGAACCCCAGAATACCTTGCGCCGGAG GTGCTGGAGGACAATGATTACGGCCGCGCTGTGGACTGGTGGGGTCTGGGGGTGGTGATGTACGAGATGATGTGTGGACGCCTGCCCTTCTACAATCAGGACCACGAGCGGCTCTTCGAGCTCATCGTGATGGAGGAGATCCGTTTCCCCAAGAACCTCTCGCCTGAAGCCAAAGCGCTGCTGACCGGCCTGCTGAGGAAAGACCCCAAACAGAG GCTCGGAGGCGGACCTGATGACGCCAGAGAAGTGATGGGGCACAAGTTCTTCTCCGGTGTTCACTGGGAGGACGTGCTGCAGAAGAAG CTGGTGCCACCGTTTAAACCGCAGGTGACGTCAGAGACGGACACACGCTACTTCGACGATGAGTTCACCGCGCAGAGCATCACTGTTACGCCGCCAAACAAGC TGAGTCGTCAGGATGTGGAGGACGCTGGGCCGGTCGCTCACTTCCCTCAGTTCTCTTACTCCGCCAGCATACGAGAGTGA
- the LOC113110125 gene encoding RAC-beta serine/threonine-protein kinase isoform X2 gives MTEVSVVKEGWLYKRGEYIKTWRPRYFILKSDGSFMGYKEKPELTDQSSAPLNHFSVEECQLMKTERPRPNTFMIRCLQWTSVIERTFHVESSEERDEWMCAIQAVANGLQAREADEPMDIKNSAPGDVCGLEDMEVSLSKSSSRVTMNDFDYLKLLGKGTFGKVILVREKASGVYYAMKILRKEVIIAKTLKYAFQTPDRLCFVMEYANGGELFFHLSRERVFSEDRARFYGAEIVSALDYLHSQNVVYRDLKLENLMLDKDGHMKITDFGLCKEGITDEATMRTFCGTPEYLAPEVLEDNDYGRAVDWWGLGVVMYEMMCGRLPFYNQDHERLFELIVMEEIRFPKNLSPEAKALLTGLLRKDPKQRLGGGPDDAREVMGHKFFSGVHWEDVLQKKLVPPFKPQVTSETDTRYFDDEFTAQSITVTPPNKLSRQDVEDAGPVAHFPQFSYSASIRE, from the exons ATGACGGAGGTCAGCGTGGTCAAGGAAGGCTGGCTCTATAAACGAG gtGAGTACATCAAGACCTGGAGGCCGCGCTACTTCATCCTGAAGAGTGACGGATCCTTCATGGGCTACAAGGAGAAGCCGGAGCTGACGGATCAGAGCTCGGCTCCGCTCAATCACTTCTCTGTGGAAG AGTGTCAGCTGATGAAGACCGAGCGTCCGCGGCCCAACACCTTCATGATCCGCTGCCTGCAGTGGACGAGCGTCATCGAGAGAACCTTCCACGTGGAGAGCAGCGAGgagag GGACGAGTGGATGTGTGCGATCCAGGCCGTGGCCAATGGGCTGCAGGCGCGAGAAGCAGACGAACCAATGGACATCAAGAACAGCGCTCCTGGAGACGTGTGCGGTCTGGAGGACATGGAGGTGTCTCTGTCCAAATCCAGCTCCAGAGTG ACCATGAATGACTTTGATTACCTGAAGCTGCTGGGTAAAGGCACGTTTGGGAAGGTGATTCTGGTGCGAGAGAAAGCCTCGGGGGTGTACTACGCCATGAAGATCCTGAGGAAGGAAGTCATCATCGCGAAG ACTCTTAAATACGCCTTCCAGACGCCTGACCGGCTGTGTTTCGTGATGGAGTATGCTAACGGTGGAGAG CTGTTCTTCCATCTGTCTCGTGAGCGTGTCTTCTCTGAGGACAGAGCACGCTTCTACGGCGCTGAGATCGTGTCGGCTCTGGACTATCTGCACTCACAGAACGTGGTCTACCGGGACCTGAAG CTGGAGAACCTCATGCTGGATAAAGACGGTCATATGAAGATCACAGACTTTGGTCTCTGTAAGGAGGGAATCACTGACGAGGCCACCATGAGAACCTTCTGTGGAACCCCAGAATACCTTGCGCCGGAG GTGCTGGAGGACAATGATTACGGCCGCGCTGTGGACTGGTGGGGTCTGGGGGTGGTGATGTACGAGATGATGTGTGGACGCCTGCCCTTCTACAATCAGGACCACGAGCGGCTCTTCGAGCTCATCGTGATGGAGGAGATCCGTTTCCCCAAGAACCTCTCGCCTGAAGCCAAAGCGCTGCTGACCGGCCTGCTGAGGAAAGACCCCAAACAGAG GCTCGGAGGCGGACCTGATGACGCCAGAGAAGTGATGGGGCACAAGTTCTTCTCCGGTGTTCACTGGGAGGACGTGCTGCAGAAGAAG CTGGTGCCACCGTTTAAACCGCAGGTGACGTCAGAGACGGACACACGCTACTTCGACGATGAGTTCACCGCGCAGAGCATCACTGTTACGCCGCCAAACAAGC TGAGTCGTCAGGATGTGGAGGACGCTGGGCCGGTCGCTCACTTCCCTCAGTTCTCTTACTCCGCCAGCATACGAGAGTGA